The segment tgtcgaactctgacattgtagatgaactctgacctttgtcaatgaattgtcgattagataaaggatcatatattcctccattctagatatcatatggactgagacatggattaaaatcattctctctgtccattttttgtttcccgatttccgatttatgacgactgactaatcgAACAAATCAATCAGTCCTGTcctggccgagcacttacatttgtcatcaccaaatcatcgaggggcccacatatatcgcttttatcccaaaggtaaaaggaatggataaacttcaactcatatggcttgttctactacttgttaaatcatacacaaaggcacgttttataacatcaagttaccaaatgcgttttcgtgcaatcaatgtacaaccaactcatagtaacaactcacatctctaggtttgaagaatataagatattatcgtctcatgatccctcgtgataaaatccatgaagtgattccaatgaccgtgggttgaatccaatactcagaacttatgagcactcatgagtgttgtagccctttgtccaacatcttagaccactacaagccaacccatgacagtcttaattcatatctacttccaacatatgactgactgtggatggtttgaataactcaatcatccagaacaatgacctagttattctggaagttaaaacatgcaaagtgaaacacaataataattgaatccaatatggtatcaaaacctatgaacataaataaaacaccttttatttatcaccatatgattacacattattcattgtatactgtttcagctatcaactttattcttgaatttaaaacaatagttgtcccatgctccaagcatgtacactatgttttctaaacactagtcatgccatacactaagtatgcatactatgtttgtctatgatctttattttgtgaactagatcaattgatcATAACTTCAACGATTCtcttttcacaatcccaaatccttactgcaaatgcaagaattccaaattcatgcaatttactgaaatctgttagattctaaacttatatgcattgatcctcttgtaatggttatgcacaaagtcagaaagacttgacaacaaccattaaagagcattccaaaggagatcagctccttggaaacatccttcttgcattaagtttcctaatcttacacaaattgaataatttctaactttgaaaaatttccagattccatttcgactatcacttctgaacaagagttgcctccttacagattatgtcaatatggtccttccagaattatcactatacttccaactgtccttgagcaaccaatccttggtaaaccttagattgtctttgacaattgtttaatccttttagtcatatctagttctagacctttttcccttcttaatcccccaggcatttggaaaattttagaaatgatgaatatagcacatgtaatcgatcctatatccgaagcatatgggacacgattcatgatgtctcacataaagactaagccagtcttttgctataacatttccatttctatttgccatgttctcataattcagattatgaaaagggatgccgtaatcataatcgaattttagaacgcaaataatggaccaatatatagaatttccttatgttgagccattccaacatgaaattcatatatatatccttgactaaatacgattaaaaccgcaatctaagtttttagatttgagatgtagtataatttcctctcctttaattatagcaaaacaactttttcccaattaagaccttttgttttctataattaacattgctaacttgcaacctttatcataattatcatgctcccactaacatgatgattattagcataacacttatgctcccactagctttgacatgtactcagaaatcagctgaacttctagaaaaacaatactttatggactttcttaccaaagttcagatttctgatactagattgttttgataaaactttatcaatatcatacaccttatcttagatagctcacaggtgtgtctaaacaattttaagaactatgaaaagggatgtcgtaatcatagtcttgattttttagacctttgccacttctcacaagtccatgttagtgtgtcgataaaccacacacgctccactaacgactttgagaatgcaaatatcacaattgctatctagctaaaatctatttagtgaaagtgtttcctcaccatcattttcatgaatcgaagagaaaccttatgaaacttagatttaatggtgtatgtgttcttatccatgtgaattgtcaaaaccttagtccttcacttgactcacatatacatgtgaacaaggaactagtcttaattttccaaggatgaaaaattctcattcatcatgctatacaacttgcatgattccaagtttcggtccaattgaaacttgggtgatgaggatctttccttatttggtaaatttagacattaccacaaatgaaataatcaatttcatatttccactcttgctcttaatggaatcttataagcaacaaaaattttcacaaatgccattgtaaggatattttaaaataaataaaatcaaaattttttcttttattttaaaaactttgcggaaaaactatccttacaatgcaaaagcacatgaaaactttgttgttatctattcctaagcaatatatcataactcctaagaagtagctcaagaatctgatcttcagactatgcaatagaaatccatctacgcgatcagattcagcatattctttctttaagtttcttcaattttctttgattcgtaaaacatcaacatatgacccagtcacatcatgtaacaagaatctcataatagaaacttagcagagttagatagtggactttacctggagtagagtcaaacttattgactttaacatacttaggtaaatttggaagcttcgcaaccaatgccccttcctttggcaatttaacatatggacgctttggtaatggaacatgggactatcagtgacttagcctttctctttaccatttggtcaaccgggttgactatggccgatccctttccattgggaagagagagctttactggatatccaatgtcattattgtcaatgtccacaagttttaggaagttgatcttagcaaacagataagatcattaagggtcttgtcatagtttgtttcataggtgtcccaaaggaactcactatgtgacttagaaagtgattgagccaccaaatttctcaagaatttgacacccaactctcccgacttgtcaatatgtgactacatctccaagatgtgaccacataTAGACccttacttgccaatagggcttgagtgaccttaaacttttcaagaaattgtgggttagggagaataattagaggaagtgaaagaagtatgatttccatgggacatcatcttcatttaggaaagcttgtttcaagagatttgggaagatcataaatgtctaaaccatacatatttttgggagatattcaagatagttgattaaaagtccttaatataacacccaatctgaaatattaaggctaggacccaacataatacttttataacttggaagagggatgccgtaatccaagctataaaatatttgaaggtatgcgaatgacgattcaccaatttccaccatgaaaacgaaataatttaattaggttttacttggatttgaaactcgtagatcttttgagattcattgaactgttcaatggcatgtttcaatctcgagtgtgcccttcagattttgtgactgggacgctgaggatcacaaaacaaggtgtgaagtaaccatgcaaatatactgggtacccttaatatttaatCCTTAATCGATGTGcgggttaaccacgcacgctccaccgatactatgataaacattaagttacccattgcataccttgttaaatacgagttagtgtgccggttaaccacacacactccactaaccgaattaaacaaagtgcaaagtgtaatttcatggattagcaccttattcacttttccctaagtaactaagattgggtatttataaaaggtttagttacttattatttatcattaatacttttaatgaagggagaattctagtccttgtcctacccgttcggctaacgaccctccaccggtcaaggaagcggtgggtgagagtggacaaccattaaactgccattttataagtagtaaccttatacgcctgatagttagttttgtttacttctttttatagtttattttagcatatttcattcataatttagataatttccatgcatattttcccttttgttattttatgactatttcgggtacttttgaatcttgtgagcataattgcaggttttcgggtctagcggagcgggagtgttcgggacgtatgggaagcgatgagatttgataggcaaaaatgatgttaggcttggtgacTGTGGAGAttatgcatggagcgagcttgatggttatttgaaggcttggagagaaataaacatttaaatttgcaagatgcgggagtatattcaagcatgcatagattattaatcgggcgagtttacgagctatgaatcatttggagaagccaaattgggcttaaattgaagaaaacttgaagaaaaatgggctaggagctgattgggctcgcactgggccaagtgggctaagctatggaggcccaaaacctcaaagatgctacattcagggaccacccgcgcaacccacccgcgcaacagcacgcgggtcgcacaacctcctgcaggggcagtttcggaaattcttcttttgagctatttgaggaaggttggtgcccatcttttggagactcttagacatccgatttttggagattctctctggagttttgaagacttttgaaggccaagaacacttgaagaacatcatatttttacctcttgattcttgcttaatgtttggtacaattttctctaactttgtttctttgggtttagccatgcttgactaaactaatcttggttgacttttggttaatcctttgaacttttgttgtaTGTTGAAGAATCTATGAACATGtttttaaatctttatgggaatgttttgtgttttaacatcttatcactacttgtatgttttagttcatgagtttaaatgtgtttgtggtgattagttggctaatttcttgattaagtaaaggatcctcaaattagcaagcaacaaatgatttttgtgttgtttttgcttcatacaatcataaaaacatttcctccaacatggtggtgaaagcatttgacccctcttggatttggtgactttttggttcttaatgctagttgactttcactaattacatgctatttggaattagtgactttgactaaggaaattgttatgagcttctctagccatttcaacaattaagaaaagtctaggtaatctcaagctccttggattactatagccaaattaaggatttaaatcaaagtattgcaccattggattctaatgatatgttcatcaaaagtcaaagtgaggaaactttaagtcaaccatctctccctcattgattttacatcaaactcttatttttgttgcatttgtctatttaaatcatagttaattctagtttgtttcaaatatttcaaaacaacaaaaccccccattttatttttattgtcattttacaagtatttttacaaaaagatttttcatagagttataaattgaaccaatctccgtggattcgatccctttaccactatacactattttagtgtgtaatatttagggttattatttgtgttggcctcgacaaccaccaacgCCCCTTAtaaaccgacttcgtgaatgaggcctactaacggtaagactgactttgctcttatacacatatataaatattattaacttataatattataaagtataagggttgaattttaacttttaaaattctaaggctaacttggaattaaagtattcataagtgaaaactttttaaattccaaaacttgagggcaagttttgaaactattcaaaactaattaattccataacttatgtgtttaaagtagttttaatccaaaaactcttcaagttccataacttgaggacaagttatggaagactttaaattatgaaagaatgtaacttttctttattttgtaacttatggaattaattaaggttacacattttattacttaatgaagtgactcttgaacctccataacttgtggacaagactcttcattttttgtaaccattgccaacttttatgagttttatgaaacttcaatgtgacttttcatataacttgaggacaagttacaaaaacacattttagaatcaaatcttagattaaaatggattgaaaacacataatcaattaatttttctattaatctaagcaactcataagaacaagataattcaaatcaaactttttcatgtaattagtctaaaccttaaactaatgcaaacatgaatctattgacaattatctttgaaattggattagcatgaacattaccacatcaaaaacaagtttataagtcaaaaaaacatcttagggtaatgttcctagtccaattccagccaaaataatcgaatatatgttgtctgggggtccaactcgtcgagtgcacgaaccaactcggcgagttggatgctttttgccttggactcggcgagtttgctgagcagacaacatcaaaattcgatttttaagccaattttgcaagtataacaagaaaacaagcctaggctctgataccactgtagagttttgagcattctaacactcctaagtgtacatgcaaccctaaatacattggatctatgttttctctattatacatgcaaatatgaactttccaaggtattcatcctaactagcataataacattgattcatatgaatatatcaagttagaattacatacctctttgatgtagaatgtcttcataaagcttgattgcctagtgccccaagcgtgacacctcaaatggttcacacaacaccaaatacacttggaatagattagagagaaatccacacttcataatatcggctagccctttctatcctCACACAGTGGCCCGATTTtcccaagaatatgatctttatatagtgttacaattagggtaaacccttaattgtcatggctttccatttccttggatccatgggttcaaatacaccatgaagcatccatggatcatcctatgggttttagcccaacttgataatccatggagtcttagcccactatacaagtatggatgatttacacaatcaacccatatatttaattagtgttcttttgatcacttaattaattctaaattaattcttgatcaatactaattaaataatcctattaatatattagaacttataatatattaataatccttaagtgttatttctctcattatagtctatccaaatgcatgatgccatgcaacccaaatggaccatgccgggtcgggtcaagtgttaccaattatagttatggacttagacattaatccaacatcatCAACATCAGTAGTCCCTAGAGAATCAATTTTAGCTTCACTCCTTTCACTTATCTTAGGCTAAGATGCAATAACCATCTGCATTGGATGACGACCTCTTGAAAATTCTCCCCCTTTTTGGCAGCATCAGATTGGGGAGGAGAGTTAGGAGGAGGAGAAGGAGTTTTTGGAGGAGGATGTgatggtggaggaggtggtggaagaGGGTTTGTTAATGTAGGAGGAGGGTTATCACCTGGAGAGTTAGGTGGAGTGTCATCAACAGTCGTATCAACATCATCATATTCACCATCCAAGGTCATAAGTCTCCTCATTGTAGCTACATTCCTTTCAACTTTAGTCAATATTTTATTCATTGACTGCGTCAGTTGCACAATTAAGGAGAGTTGGGAAAGCACATTAGTTTCAGAGTTGGAGCTGGCTTCTCCTTGGTCACCCTGATGATGAACAACAACATTAATGGGTGATGGTGTTGGAGGAACCATTTCAACGTGATGTACTATATCAGCTTGAGGAAAAGGAGATGGCATGGGAGAAGGTTCATCCTCGATCACAAGCTCAGTAGTATCTCCAATGGGAGGGGTTGATCCACGATGTTCAATGTCATCAGTAGGAGAAGTAGATGAAAGATGTATGCGCTTGTTTTTCCTTGGGGGAGAGTTCATATTCTTAGTGAAGTCATCTCCCATGTTAGCTGCTGGATTATTTTCGTCTTTATCAGTGTCTTCTCCCTTATCAGCTCCTTTTTGATGATCAGCTTCTGAATTCTCATTATCATTAACTTCTTCATCACCAACGTCATcattttcatcatcttcttcaaagtATGAGGATTCAACCACATAGGGATTTTCAATCCACTTTCATATTCTTGTAGTAATAGACAGATCATCAAAAGATGGAGCAACATTGATGATTTTCGAGGAAAGAGAAGGAATAGGAATGATGCATGGGTAGCGAACATGCATTGGTCTCCTGTTTCCAGAACAATAATCAATCAGTTGATCAAGAAAGATTTGAGTAAAATACAGTTTCTTATTGTAAAAGAtggcatataagattcttttcTAGCTCAAAGAGATTTAGCTGATCCAAACTTCCAGTCTTGTGACCAAGACATTTTCCAATCACACCTGTTAAATATTTCCATCCTCCATTGAAACATTGAAGAAGATTGTTCGTGTAGGTTTCACGAGTGAGGCCCTCGAGTTTGAAGTTATACCCTATTTTTCATGAACAGTCTTGAAACTATTTTTAGAAGGAGTTTTAGAGTATCTATCATATAGAGGAAGGCGAAGAGAATTTCGAATGGTTTCCACATCAATAATAACCCTATATCGACCATCTCCAATGGTTCCACAGATGGTTCGAGCAATGGTATCAACAAAGGAtgtgtagtagaactcacatacttTTTTAGGGTAGAAAGGTTCAGGAAAGTCGCAGGATACATACCGAAGTGAGCCGCTTTTGAAAAACTCGACAAAATCTTTGATTCCATAATTCACGTTTGATGACGTTGGTGCTGGTGAAAGTTGCGAGGAAGATGATGATTAAGAGATTTCTGAGAGAATGCCAATTGCTTTTGAATCACTTGTGAAATTAAACAAGATTAGTGAATTCCCAATTTATACCCAAACATTATCTTCTTTCTTACGTAATCATGAGAGAAGAGATATGCTCCGTAACAATCTCGTATCCCAAGATAATGATGAACTTTTACGCCATTTAAAAAGTTACCGTTTGGATAAGATAGATACTTTAGACACGTTATCAGCATCAGCGTAATCAATCAGTGAGAAGATGATGATTATCTAGTTGGTTTGAGATGTCTCCCGATAGCGTGGGTTAAGTCTACCATTTACTGACGTAGTGTTTCGAGATGTCATTAGCGTGTGGTTTCATACGCTGAATCATAAATctcttttattagaagaaaatTGGCAAGAGTGGATAGGTGCGTGTAATACGTCATGGACAATGATATATCCATTCGCACAGATTTTTCAAGCTCTTATCAGCGTATAGTACATTACGCTGAATCATAAAACTTTAAAGAAGAATGTAAGGGTAAGAACGGATTGTTTCAGTCATGCTGAGATGAAATCAACATGAATCATTAACAATTTAACTCATCAACAAGGAGTGGTTTAAATTTCAGTATCATAGAGTAAGTTGCAATCTGGAATCAAAGATTCACTGTTAATTCATAATGATACCATGTCTACCTCAAAATAGAAGGTCAGGGACATGAACAAACCTTTTTCATTTAAGGAGCTGACAAGTATCTCTTACATTGATGACTATGCAATCAGGGTAAGCCATTGGGTTATGCTCAATGTTTCAATAGAACATGAGACATGATGCATACGACAAGCATGCTTCCAGGGACAGGATAAGGTAAAGATGattaacttaaaaaaataaacacCCTAGCCTCTTTATCAATATTTTTCATTTGGACCAGTCTATCTCACTTCAGAGAGTTTAGAAAATGCTAGACAATTAGCGTGAGAGGGTGAATCAATGTTCTCAGTAGATGGTCTCACTAATGAgagacttagagagatttagtcacatacaacaacatggtTCTAGGGACGATGATGTGTCTTAAGTTGCATATTCGGCTCAAATTGCCACCATCAGATTCCTTTACAAAATGTTACAAAAGAATAATATAAGAATACAAACAAAATAATTAGTCAAAACCGAAATAGTTTAAACAGAAAAATGTGCAGCTTTTTCAAAAAAGTGATAAGACTTGATCCATCAAATCTTTGGAATTGAATGGTCATTAATGCCCTTCCATTTTCCGAGATATCTACCACTTGAAATTTCAGCTATAAAAAGAGAACAAATAAGATCAAATATATTACACACAAATAACACAAATCATATAAAACAAGATAGAGAATACCTTTAGTCGTTGAGGTTCTGCAGATCGATTCCAAGTTTCATGTTCACCTAGAACAAACAAAGAACATGAACTAGTCTTTGTTACCAACGAGTTAGAGGGATCCAATATTTGTGATCTTTGAGTTATAAGAGTAACCAAGACAACACTTGAAGGTTCCATTCATTGATATCATTGAAGGAAGAGAAGATGGGATGGCTGTCTCCTTGAAGGCGCCTTTGGATCTTTGAGGGGATGAAGTTATAGTGACAAAATCTCTATAAATTAGTCGAGCTAGGTTACCTAACTTCATCTCATCTCATTGAAGCAAAAATAGGCAGTTCAAGACAGAAGAAATGTGTTCCAACAAGACCACTTGGTTGCACAATTATCCCCCATCTGTTCTTATTAACATGAGCATCTGTGACGGTGTGAGAGCTATTGGTGCTAAAAAAAGATGCAGAGTTAGCGTCAACGGGATTTCATAAGGGGAGTGATGCATTTAAGGAATGACACACTCATTCCTTCAAAGAGATCAGTCAGAAGAGGTCACTATTGATATAGAAGATCATGTAGGAAATGTTAGTAGAAAGAGAAAATGTATTCATAGTGTATACTTCTTTGGTaaggaataattttttttttaatgcaagaaaactaaaatataaattaaatgtaTAGCAACTTATGttcaaagttttaaaaatatcaaaacATGAAACAAAGATACAGTATCAATGTCAAAATTAACAATTCAAACCATATAAATATCATTCTCCCTAAGAGCAGAAAGCACGATTTTGTTTTCAACATCAAACACTTTTCCCTCATGACGATTGAAAATAACTTTTTAACCAGCGTCACAAAGTTGACTGATGGAGATGAAGTTGATTTTGAGTCCTTCTACATCGAATACATCCTTCAGCTTGAACGCCCTGCACTCAAAAGTTCCAACACCTGAAACAGCTCTTCCGCTATTATCACCAAACGTCACCATTAGACCATCCTTCTTCGCAAAATTTGTTAGG is part of the Lactuca sativa cultivar Salinas chromosome 7, Lsat_Salinas_v11, whole genome shotgun sequence genome and harbors:
- the LOC122195163 gene encoding uncharacterized protein LOC122195163, whose product is MAYPDCIVINWIENPYVVESSYFEEDDENDDVGDEEVNDNENSEADHQKGADKGEDTDKDENNPAANMGDDFTKNMNSPPRKNKRIHLSSTSPTDDIEHRGSTPPIGDTTELVIEDEPSPMPSPFPQADIVHHVEMVPPTPSPINVVVHHQGDQGEASSNSETNVLSQLSLIVQLTQSMNKILTKVERNVATMRRLMTLDGEYDDVDTTVDDTPPNSPGDNPPPTLTNPLPPPPPPSHPPPKTPSPPPNSPPQSDAAKKGENFQEVVIQCRWLLHLSLR